In a single window of the Lasioglossum baleicum unplaced genomic scaffold, iyLasBale1 scaffold0031, whole genome shotgun sequence genome:
- the LOC143219497 gene encoding uncharacterized protein LOC143219497, protein MSMPVEHSPKEKGKVRGRSMSCGEILASQGGNTPTIETSMGFKRKLGDKDEDDLENLEKQKEIEITIPDEDEEEQTDREGIKRQRRNSDYAEIMGLKMKLKEINEVLLYANRKSEIVRVYCRDNSSVKRTTVDDARRVSASLEKAIRLVEEVGDSIGNSLGKAKSESKESQVSPTLKERSSSNKATQSTSGEGSSKGKSGEGAKEKDAQLQDLFKDLKTKAGDKIGGIQTIRKSRAGDLLIELRKDTNSTDFEKMVKDSLRPSQQTKRLVHKITYEIRDIDPTLEKEELRAELASKLQIEVNEVEIRSKRYGYLEGHSINECQNERRCILCAKKCVSPEESAHVTGAVNCPQFKKLAHDLVYQSALELGADVVLISEPLRNPGQWIFTRNASNAAIWVTGTRGVKRQEDGDYSKLEKIENLIIKENNEGRLIIIGGDFNAKSPAWGSRLQSTKGTQVLEMLLATSPELQEGGNLISRVLSRETASDHRYILTEIQTGDLSNIEEERPYKWRVTPVGVQKLGAVLDRKIEEINLMGAGCMTAVQVEEMVHALPDICEEALEKSTRRRNKRENIWWNDNIERTRKEAQKQRRLCQRVLILKAKEKSWTDLCDNINDDVWGKPYKSIMRRVKGQTPPPSLSEETSAELTAGSSSQGHSGGSESSVVVEENVQMVTREEILRASNAVKTGKAAGPDGIPPEAIKAMITLRPDCFVAMSNGILKHGIPTQWKRARTVLLRKQGKDPATPSSYRPICIIDAAAKLLEYVLKARILNFLGPNPFRPEQYGFCKGKSTTHAMEFLKRKMEEATKHFRFAAVAALDVKNAFNSLKWERIIDAMRERKMPEYLVRLTRDYFRGREVNYLSAEGQVGLVMRKGVPQGSVLGPLLWNLVYDGLLRKKLPPLGTIRAFADDIVILVQAFNLNKMKTNLERIIEETRIWMEGAGLELAEQKTELMMANRKRLPEGFCIRVGTAEIAPAKTLKYLGITFDNQKIFIKHIECATNKTIKAMTALSNLMRNNMKTSQKARKLFYLTTECIVLYGAPIWSDSIPPWDLKAEERKTLFQWENLILGFQHEMGSGRYVDNKEAATSQGEEGRRKTIKKMLRRIVKERTHDKWQAKWDVSTVGRRTHQLIPNTEEWNSRKHGQLDFYLTQALTGHGVFNVFRHRIGKAALPECWYHQGVEDDPDHTFIQCNHWEEERARLAVKLDVQPEDLSMKLIIAKMLNSKSHWRAAKYFFKEVLQKKEEEERTIGDEGESLGVEE, encoded by the exons ATGAGTATGCCGGTGGAACACTCCCCAAAAGAGAAGGGAAAGGTAAGAGGGAGATCAATGTCATGCGGTGAGATTCTCGCTTCGCAAGGTGGGAATACCCCGACAATAGAGACGAGCATGGGCTTTAAAAGGAAATTAGGAGATAAAGATGAGGATGATCTAGAGAATTTAGAGAAACAGAAAGAAATTGAGATTACAATCCCAGATGAAGATGAGGAGGAGCAGACGGATAGAGAGGGTATCAAGAGACAGAGAAGGAATTCTGATTACGCGGAAATCATGGGGCTGAAGATGAAGCTGAAAGAAATTAATGAGGTGCTATTGTACGCCAATCGCAAATCAGAAATTGTGAGGGTATACTGTAGGGACAATAGCAGTGTAAAAAGAACTACGGTAGATGATGCTCGAAGGGTATCAGCGAGTTTGGAAAAGGCAATTAGGCTAGTAGAGGAAGTAGGCGATTCAATAGGAAACAGTTTAGGTAAGGCTAAGTCTGAAAGCAAAGAGAGCCAGGTGTCTCCTACACTTAAGGAAAGGTCGAGTTCGAATAAGGCCACACAGAGTACATCGGGTGAAGGGTCCTCGAAGGGTAAAAGCGGAGAGGGGGCAAAAGAGAAAGACGCACAGTTACAGG ATTTATTTAAAGACTTGAAGACGAAAGCCGGGGATAAAATAGGGGGCATACAGACGATTCGGAAATCCAGGGCTGGGGATCTGCTAATAGAGCTCCGAAAGGACACGAATAGTACTGACTTCGAGAAAATGGTTAAAGACTCGTTAAGGCCTTCTCAGCAAACGAAAAGATTAGTTCATAAAATCACGTACGAGATAAGAGATATTGACCCTACATTAGAAAAAGAAGAACTAAGGGCTGAACTAGCTTCTAAACTACAAATCGAGGTAAACGAGGTGGAGATTAGGAGTAAAAGATACGGATATCTAGAAGGGCACTCAATTAACGAGTGCCAAAATGAAAGGAGATGTATTCTGTGCGCGAAAAAGTGCGTTAGCCCTGAGGAGTCGGCACATGTGACAGGGGCTGTCAACTGTCctcaatttaaaaa ACTGGCACACGATCTTGTGTACCAGTCGGCTCTCGAACTAGGCGCGGACGTTGTTTTAATTTCGGAACCCCTTCGTAATCCGGGCCAATGGATTTTTACAAGGAATGCGAGCAATGCCGCGATATGGGTAACAGGTACAAGGGGCGTTAAGAGACAGGAAGACGGAGATTACT cgaaattggaaaaaatagagaatttaataataaaggAAAATAATGAGGGTAGACTAATCATAATAGGAGGGGACTTTAATGCCAAGTCCCCAGCTTGGGGTTCCCGTTTACAAAGCACAAAAGGTACTCAGGTACTTGAGATGTTACTGG CCACATCCCCGGAACTACAGGAGGGAGGTAATCTCATATCCAGAGTACTCAGTAGAGAGACAGCTTCGGACCACAGATATATACTTACCGAAATACAGACAGGAGATTTGAGTAACATAGAAGAAGAAAGGCCCTATAAATGGAGGGTCACACCTGTAGGAGTACAGAAACTAGGAGCTGTACTAGACAGAAAGATTGAAGAGATTAATCTGATGGGGGCAGGGTGCATGACCGCAGTGCAGGTGGAAGAAATGGTTCACGCCCTCCCGGATATCTGCGAAGAGGCACTGGAAAAATCAACGAGAAGAAGAAACAAGAGAGAGAATATATGGTGGAATGATAATATTGAAAGGACTAGAAAAGAGGCTCAGAAACAAAGGAGACTGTGCCAAAGA GTCCTAATACTGAAGGCAAAAGAGAAGAGCTGGACTGATTTATGTGATAATATAAATGATGATGTGTGGGGCAAACCCTACAAGTCGATAATGAGAAGGGTGAAAGGACAAACCCCGCCTCCGTCACTTTCG GAAGAAACGAGTGCAGAGCTCACCGCTGGTAGCTCATCACAAGGACACAGCGGAGGCAGCGAGAGCAGTGTAGTCGTTGAGGAAAACGTCCAAATGGTGACACGCGAGGAAATCTTAAGGGCAAGCAATGCCGTAAAAACAGGCAAAGCAGCCGGACCGGATGGGATCCCCCCGGAAGCGATCAAGGCCATGATCACCCTAAGACCGGACTGTTTCGTGGCCATGTCCAATGGAATTCTGAAACATGGTATCCCGACACAATGGAAGAGGGCCAGAACAGTTCTGTTACGTAAACAAGGTAAGGACCCTGCTACTCCCTCCTCTTACCGTCCAATATGCATTATAGATGCGGCCGCCAAGCTCCTGGAGTACGTCCTGAAGGCTAGAATTCTGAATTTCCTGGGACCCAACCCTTTCAGACCGGAACAATATGGGTTCTGCAAGGGGAAGTCAACAACTCACGCGATGGAATTCCtaaagaggaaaatggaagaggCCACGAAGCATTTTAGATTCGCAGCGGTAGCTGCACTAGATGTGAAAAACGCATTTAACTCACTTAAATGGGAAAGGATAATCGATGCGATGCGTGAAAGAAAGATGCCAGAATATCTAGTGAGACTGACTAGGGACTACTTCAGGGGCAGGGAAGTAAATTACCTATCAGCAGAAGGACAGGTAGGATTGGTAATGCGGAAAGGGGTACCGCAGGGTTCTGTTTTAGGTCCGCTCCTATGGAACCTGGTCTACGATGGTCTTCTTAGAAAGAAACTGCCTCCGCTGGGTACAATAAGAGCCTTTGCGGATGATATTGTCATTTTGGTGCAGGCCTTCAacctaaataaaatgaaaacgaaTCTGGAGAGAATCATCGAGGAGACGAGGATATGGATGGAAGGAGCAGGTTTGGAGCTTGCAGAACAAAAAACGGAATTAATGATGGCAAATAGGAAGAGGCTACCCGAGGGGTTCTGCATAAGGGTCGGCACTGCGGAAATAGCACCAGCAAAAACTCTAAAGTACCTGGGGATAACATTCGACAATCAAAAAATCTTTATCAAACATATAGAATGTGCTACCAATAAAACCATCAAAGCAATGACAGCTCTGAGCAATTTGATGAGGAACAACATGAAGACTTCTCAGAAAGCTAGGAAACTATTCTACCTCACTACAGAATGCATAGTACTATATGGAGCACCAATTTGGAGCGACA GTATCCCACCATGGGATCTGAAAGCAGAGGAGAGAAAAACCCTCTTCCAATGGGAAAATTTAATTCTTGGCTTCCAGCACGAGATGGGTTCTGGAAGATATGTTGACAACA AAGAAGCGGCTACGAGTCAAGGAGAGGAAGGTAGAAGAAAGACCATAAAGAAGATGCTGAGACGAATAGTAAAAGAGAGAACCCATGACAAATGGCAAGCTAAATGGGATGTTTCGACAGTGGGCAGGAGAACACATCAACTGATACCTAATACAGAAGAATGGAACTCAAGGAAACACGGCCAGCTGGATTTCTATTTAACGCAAGCCCTAACCGGGCACGGTGTGTTTAATGTTTTCAGGCATAGAATTGGGAAAGCTGCCTTACCCGAGTGCTGGTATCATCAGGGAGTAGAAGATGACCCGGATCATACTTTCATCCAGTGTAATCATTGGGAGGAAGAGAGAGCGAGGCTGGCAGTGAAGCTGGATGTACAACCGGAAGACCTATCCATGAAACTGATAATAGCGAAAATGCTGAATTCTAAGTCCCACTGGAGAGCAGCTAAATACTTTTTCAAGGAGGTTCTtcaaaaaaaagaagaggaagaaagaa CCATCGGAGATGAAGGAGAGAGCCTAGGGGTCGAGGAGTAA